The Pseudodesulfovibrio sediminis genome includes the window CGTCGGGTGTGGAGTCGGTCAGCACCATGCCACGGTGCTCCTGCACGAGGAACCCGTTCTACACCATGCGGTCCATGTGCTCGGCGAGACAGGTGTAGTATCCTTTCACGTCAAGCAGTCCGCACGGCTTGGTGTGCCGAGATGGTTCCAGGTCAAATGATTGAGAGGCTATCACTCTTTTGTCTATGCGGGGTAAAGCCAAGAAAAATGGCCCCGAGTTCATCGGAGCCATTTTATCAACATTTATGGAAAACGCCTTGGCTGAAAAGAGCAGGGCATTTTATTACAACGGTGAAGAGATGTTTAGTCTTCGCGGCTCGTGACTTCCAGCAGGTGGTAACCGAACTGTGTTTTTACCGGGCCATGAACTTCGCCAACAGCTTCGTTAAACACCACGGTGTCAAATTCCGGGACCATGGCACCGGGGCCGAACTCACCGAGATCGCCGCCGCGCTGTCCGGAAGGGCAGCTGGAGTGTTGTTTTGCCAATTCACCAAAATCTGCGCCGTCCTGAATTTGTTTTTTCAGGTCCAGACAGGTTTCTTCATCATTAACCAAAAGATGGCGGGCAGATGCTTTTGCCATGTGTGTGCTCCTGTAAGTTTGAATATATGAGTTTACTAACCCATGTGATTATGCCGTTGCGACTTTGTTCGCCGCAAAAAAATGATACTTACGAATTGGAAGCGCTTTTACAACCCCTTCTTCTTCTCAATCCACTTATCCACCTTGGGCGGGTCATACGTCTCGAACTGATCGAGCAGTCCGTTGGGCGTGGCATCGGTAAGCGCCATGGCTCGGTGTTCCTGCATGAGGAATCCGTTCTGCACCATGCGGTCCATGTGCTCGGCCAGGTATGAGTAGTAGCCCTTGACGTCCAGCAGGCCGCATGGCTTGGTGTGATAGCCGAGCTGGCTCCACGTTAGGGTTTCGAAAAATTCCTCCAGCGTGCCTATGCCGCCGGGCAGGGTGATGAAGCCGTCGGAGAGGTCGGCCATCTTCTGCTTGCGTTCGTGCATGGACTTGACCACGTGGAGCTTGGAGAGCCCTGTGTGCGACACTTCCTTTTCCACTAACAACTCCGGAATGACGCCGGTAACTTCTCCGCCGACCTCAAGGCATGTGTTGGCGATAAGACCCATGAGGCCTACGTTGGAGCCGCCATATACCAGACCTATATTGCGGGCTGCCAGTTCTCTGGCGAGTGCTTTGGTCGCTTCCGCATAGGCTTCGTCAAAACCGGGGTTGGAGCCGAGATAGACACAAACTCGTTTCATGAAACAGCCTCCACAGCTTTTTTGATGTCCGCAACAAATTCATCCACCATTTCCTCGGTGGTGGCCCAGGATGTCATCCACCGCACGGTGTGGGTGTGCTCGTCCCAGACATAGAAGTAGTAGTCTTTTTGCAGTATCTCAGTGGCCGCAGGCGGGATATGGGCAAAGATGGCGTTGCAGTCCACCGTATCCAGAATCTCCACGCCGTCGATGGCTCCGGCCTTGTCGGCCAGTCGTTTTGCCATGGCATTGGCCTGACGGGCGTTGATCAGCCAGAGGTCGTCGGCCAGATAGCGTTCCAACTGGGCAGACACGAAGCGCATCTTGGAGACAAGCTGCATGGATTGTTTGCGCAGGTACGGGAAGCCTTCGCCGATTTCCGGGTTCAGGAAGATCACGGCCTCGCCCATGAGACAGCCGTTCTTGGTGCCGCCAAAGGAGACGAGGTCCACGTCCAGAGCGGTGGTCATGTCAAAGAACGAGCAATCCAGGGCGGCACAGGCGTTGGCTATGCGCGCGCCGTCCAGATGGACCAGCAGGTCGCGGTCATGGGCGAACTCCACTATGTCCTCGATTTCCTTCAAGGTGTAGAGCTTGCCGACTTCCGTGGGCTGGGTGATGGACACGACCTTGGGCTGCGAGGCGTGCACGAACCCGACGTGGCCGAGATACGGCGCGATCATGCCGGGCGTGAGCTTGCCGTCCTTGGACGGGATGGGTACCAGCTTGATGCCGCCAAAGGCCTCTGGCGCACCGCACTCGTCGTTGTTGATATGGGCCTGCTCGGCGCAGAGGACCGAGTTGTAGGTGTGGGTCACGGCCCGAATACCGAGGACGTTGGCAGCGGTGCCGGTGGTCACATAGTGGATGCGCGCACGGGAGCCGAAAAATTCCTTGAACACCTCATCGGTGTGGATGGAAATTTCGTCTTCGCCATAGGATTTCAGATGGCCGGTGTTGGCTTTGACCACGGCCTCCATGATTTCAGGATGCGCGCCGGAGTTGTTGTCGCTGGCAAAGGATTTCAAATCGTTCATGGGTATTACTCCAGCCCGAAGAAATCGCGGGCGGGTTCGGATTGCATGATGTGTCGGGCCAGGTCGGCGTATCCCATGGCCGCGGGATGTGTGCCGTCGTTGTCGGCAAGCGCCCTTTGGTAGGTCGGCGAATGGAGCATGGCGTCGAAAACAGGGACAAAGGGAACGGCGAGGTCTGTACACAGCTCGGCAAGGGCGTTGGAAAGCGTGTTGATCATGCCGTTCTTTTCCTCGTTGGTGGTCGGGGACGGGCCTATCATCAGCACATCTCCCATGCCTTGAGCCTTGGTCAAGATGGCCTTGGCCGCAGCCACTGAATTCTCTGTGGTCTGGGCGTGCACCACGTCGGCCACGCCGAAGCTGAAGACGAATTTGAACCCGGTGTCTTCAATCTTTCTCCGTGACGCTTCGGCCTCGAAACGGTCGAGCAGGGCCGTGCTGGTATTCTTGCGTATGCCGAGATTGTAGCTGGTCACATCCACGCCGAGGGTGGAGAGTGTGCCGGAAATGCGGCCTGCCCAGCCCAGTCCGGCGGGATCGCCGTAACCCAGTGTAAGGGAATCGCCGAAATAGCAGATAATCATGGGGTACTCCTGGTTATTCCTTGACGCGAGCCGTGGCGGTCTCGATGTCAATGGCGTAAACATTGGTTACAGGTATGTATTTTTCATCATAGGGGAGTTGCTTGCCCAGGTGCTTGACGGTGAGCAGGTCCAGGCCACGCATTTTTTCATCCCCTTCAGTCAGGCGAGGCGTGCCGTTACCCATGACGGATCGGAACAGATAGCCCTGATCACAGGCATCGTCGCCGCCCTTGCGCATGCGTACATCCACCGCCGTTGAA containing:
- a CDS encoding TIGR00730 family Rossman fold protein, translating into MKRVCVYLGSNPGFDEAYAEATKALARELAARNIGLVYGGSNVGLMGLIANTCLEVGGEVTGVIPELLVEKEVSHTGLSKLHVVKSMHERKQKMADLSDGFITLPGGIGTLEEFFETLTWSQLGYHTKPCGLLDVKGYYSYLAEHMDRMVQNGFLMQEHRAMALTDATPNGLLDQFETYDPPKVDKWIEKKKGL
- a CDS encoding peptidylprolyl isomerase, which encodes MAKASARHLLVNDEETCLDLKKQIQDGADFGELAKQHSSCPSGQRGGDLGEFGPGAMVPEFDTVVFNEAVGEVHGPVKTQFGYHLLEVTSRED
- a CDS encoding pyridoxamine 5'-phosphate oxidase family protein, with the protein product MCKGYTDDKQIISAILSDAEVLWLALTDKDGPYCVPVNCAEEDGVIYIHSGMRGRKAACLNSGARVAFSTAVDVRMRKGGDDACDQGYLFRSVMGNGTPRLTEGDEKMRGLDLLTVKHLGKQLPYDEKYIPVTNVYAIDIETATARVKE
- a CDS encoding GDSL-type esterase/lipase family protein; this encodes MIICYFGDSLTLGYGDPAGLGWAGRISGTLSTLGVDVTSYNLGIRKNTSTALLDRFEAEASRRKIEDTGFKFVFSFGVADVVHAQTTENSVAAAKAILTKAQGMGDVLMIGPSPTTNEEKNGMINTLSNALAELCTDLAVPFVPVFDAMLHSPTYQRALADNDGTHPAAMGYADLARHIMQSEPARDFFGLE
- a CDS encoding threonine aldolase family protein, which produces MNDLKSFASDNNSGAHPEIMEAVVKANTGHLKSYGEDEISIHTDEVFKEFFGSRARIHYVTTGTAANVLGIRAVTHTYNSVLCAEQAHINNDECGAPEAFGGIKLVPIPSKDGKLTPGMIAPYLGHVGFVHASQPKVVSITQPTEVGKLYTLKEIEDIVEFAHDRDLLVHLDGARIANACAALDCSFFDMTTALDVDLVSFGGTKNGCLMGEAVIFLNPEIGEGFPYLRKQSMQLVSKMRFVSAQLERYLADDLWLINARQANAMAKRLADKAGAIDGVEILDTVDCNAIFAHIPPAATEILQKDYYFYVWDEHTHTVRWMTSWATTEEMVDEFVADIKKAVEAVS